The following coding sequences are from one Arachis hypogaea cultivar Tifrunner chromosome 7, arahy.Tifrunner.gnm2.J5K5, whole genome shotgun sequence window:
- the LOC112703561 gene encoding probable LRR receptor-like serine/threonine-protein kinase At1g29720, with protein sequence MKKTSPYISFFLLLFFVFSAFCFSSLAFGQATLPQDEVEALNDIAKTLGKEDLFSEEKDVCISSSEEEQSGSSCMLLKGNQTTVVICNCSYADSTLCHVTSLCVKRESLPGQLPAELVRLPYLQQIDLTYNLLNGTIPKEWGRMTNLTFISLGGNRITGSIPKEIANISTLQVFVVEFNQMSGELPLELGNLSQLQRLQINSNNFTGELPATLAKLTSLQIVQLADNQFSGKIPDFIQSWTNLQQLVIQGSGLSGPIPSGISVLEHLNDLRISDLNGDENSSFPQLKNMSMKNLILRSCNINGTLPTYLGNMTSLQTLDLSFNKLTGPIPSQYKNLITRLVAYMYLTGNFLTGDVSEAWIDKANRKHYLDLSYNNFSISGSQDNQGCQDENTNLFASSLTRNDTGKVSCLESSVCSKTSYSFRINCGGEKVTINGKTYDDDTDEGGAAKFYDNENTYWAFSSTGNYLESKTPNYIPSIDSSMLSLNNNNDAELYTNARASPVSLTYYGFCLGNGNYIVDLHFAEIVFTHDQTYKSLGRRIFDIYIQGNLVRKDFNIAEEAGGIGKNVIKSFNASVINGTLEIRLYWAGKGTTAIPQKSIYGPLISAISVYRDHRSGISTAAVVGIVVAVAIIIILLIFGMLWWKGCLGKRNSKELNGIKLETGMFSIRQIKMATNNFDIINKIGEGGFGPVYKGKLSNGTIVAVKQLSSKSKQGNREFLNEIGMISALQHPCLVKLYGCCVEGDQLFLIYEYMQNNSLARALFGREEHQIKLDWQTRHKICVGIARGLAYLHEESRVKVVHRDIKATNILLDEYLNPKISDFGLAKLDEEDNTHISTRIAGTYGYMAPEYAMHGQLTDKADVYSFGIVALEIVSGRNNTTNQHNEGAFVLLDWARLLREKGDIMEIVDRRLLDSNLKKEEVMVMINVAFLCTNVSPTLRPTMSSVVSMLEGKTVVPKLASESLDEKKLEALQMYYHQDHQSTSTMEVPLTTSSTSTAQDLYSIHLDSSYFESRN encoded by the exons ATGAAGAAAACTTCACCATACATTTCCTTCTTCCTATTACTCTTCTTTGTCTTCTCTGCCTTTTGCTTTTCCTCTTTGGCTTTTGGACAGGCCACTTTGCCCCAAGATGAAG TGGAAGCTCTGAACGACATAGCTAAGACGCTTGGAAAGGAGGATTTGTTTTCTGAAGAAAAAGATGTATGCATCAGTAGTAGTGAAGAAGAACAAAGTGGGAGCTCGTGCATGTTGTTGAAGGGTAATCAAACTACTGTTGTCATCTGCAACTGCTCCTATGCCGATTCCACTCTCTGCCATGTCACTAGCTT ATGTGTGAAACGAGAAAGTCTCCCAGGTCAACTCCCAGCGGAACTTGTGAGGTTGCCTTACCTTCAACAAAT CGATCTTACATACAACCTCCTGAATGGAACTATTCCCAAAGAATGGGGCCGAATGACCAATCTTACCTTcat ATCCTTAGGGGGAAATCGAATAACGGGTTCAATTCCAAAAGAGATAGCAAACATTTCCACACTTCAAGTTTT TGTTGTTGAGTTCAATCAAATGTCTGGAGAGCTTCCTCTTGAGCTTGGGAATCTCTCACAACTTCAAAGACT GCAAATTAACTCAAACAATTTTACCGGAGAGCTTCCTGCAACACTTGCCAAGCTCACATCATTGCAGATTGT TCAACTTGCCGACAATCAATTTTCGGGGAAGATACCTGATTTTATTCAAAGTTGGACAAATCTTCAGCAACT agTAATTCAAGGGAGTGGGCTTAGTGGGCCAATTCCTTCCGGGATTTCAGTTTTGGAACACTTAAACGACTT GAGAATAAGTGATCTGAATGGAGATGAAAACTCATCTTTTCCTCAACTTAAAAATATGTCAATGAAAAATCT GATTTTGAGGAGTTGCAATATCAATGGAACACTACCTACATATCTTGGGAACATGACAAGTTTACAAACCTT aGACCTCAGCTTCAACAAATTAACTGGACCAATTCCATCTCAATATAAGAACCTTATCACCCGATTAGTGGCATACAT GTATTTAACTGGAAACTTCCTCACGGGAGATGTAAGTGAGGCATGGATAGATAAAGCTAATAGGAAGCACTACTT AGACCTTTCGTACAATAACTTCAGCATTAGTGGGAGCCAAGATAATCAAGGATGTCAAGATGAAAATAC GAACTTATTTGCCAGCTCTTTGACACGAAATGACAC CGGAAAGGTTTCATGTTTGGAAAGCAGTGTGTGTTCTAAAA CCTCATACTCTTTTCGTATAAATTGTGGTGGAGAAAAGGTAACAATAAATGGAAAGACATATGATGATGACACagatgaaggaggagcagcaaagttCTATGACAATGAAAATACATATTGGGCATTCAGTAGTACCGGTAACTACTTAGAAAGTAAAACTCCAAACTATATTCCATCTATTGATTCTAGTATGCTCTCTTTAAACAATAACAATGATGCTGAGCTCTACACCAATGCACGTGCATCTCCTGTTTCTTTGACTTACTATGGATTTTGCCTTGGAAATGGAAACTATATTGTGGATCTGCATTTTGCTGAGATTGTGTTTACTCATGATCAAACATATAAGAGCCTTGGAAGACGTATATTTGACATCTACATTCAG GGAAACCTAGTGCGAAAGGACTTCAACATTGCAGAGGAAGCAGGAGGCATAggtaaaaatgttataaaatcgtTCAATGCAAGTGTGATTAATGGTACCTTAGAGATTCGTCTTTACTGGGCTGGCAAAGGAACAACTGCTATCCCACAAAAATCAATTTATGGTCCTCTTATATCAGCCATATCTGTCTATCGTG ATCATAGAAGTGGAATATCAACAGCTGCTGTGGTTGGAATTGTTGTTGCCGTGGCAATTATTATCATCTTGTTGATATTTGGCATGCTTTGGTGGAAAGGCTGTTTGGGAAAGAGAAATTCAAAAG AACTAAACGGTATAAAGTTGGAAACTGGTATGTTTTCTATACGACAAATCAAAATGGCAACAAATAACTTTGATATCATCAACAAGATTGGAGAAGGAGGATTTGGTCCCGTGTATAAG GGAAAGTTATCTAATGGTACAATAGTCGCAGTCAAGCAACTTTCTTCAAAATCAAAGCAAGGGAATCGTGAATTCTTAAACGAAATAGGCATGATTTCTGCTTTACAACATCCTTGTCTCGTTAAACTCTATGGATGTTGTGTCGAGGGAGATCAATTATTTTTGATATATGAATACATGCAAAACAATAGTCTTGCTCGTGCTTTATTCG GCCGTGAAGAACACCAAATAAAGTTGGATTGGCAAACAAGACATAAGATTTGTGTTGGTATTGCTCGAGGATTAGCATACCTCCATGAAGAGTCAAGAGTGAAGGTGGTTCATAGGGATATCAAAGCGACTAATATCTTGCTCGATGAATATCTCAATCCTAAAATATCTGATTTTGGTTTGGCTAAACTTGACGAAGAAGACAACACCCATATCAGCACTCGAATTGCTGGAACATA TGGATATATGGCTCCAGAATATGCTATGCATGGTCAATTAACCGATAAAGCAGATGTATATAGTTTTGGAATTGTTGCCTTAGAAATTGTAAGTGGAAGAAATAATACAACCAATCAACATAATGAAGGGGCATTTGTTTTACTTGATTGG GCACGTTTGCTGAGAGAGAAAGGTGATATAATGGAAATAGTTGATAGAAGATTATTGGATTCAAACTTGAAGAAAGAGGAGGTGATGGTGATGATCAATGTTGCTTTCTTATGCACTAATGTGTCTCCAACACTTAGGCCTACTATGTCTTCAGTAGTAAGCATGCTAGAAGGCAAAACCGTTGTTCCAAAATTAGCTTCAGAGTCATTGGATGAGAAGAAATTAGAAGCATTGCAAATGTATTATCATCAAGATCACCAAAGTACCTCAACAATGGAGGTGCCATTGACTACTTCATCTACTTCTACAGCACAAGATTTATATTCGATTCACCTAGACTCTTCTTATTTTGAGAGTAGAAATTAG